The sequence CGGATTATCATGACTCCCGTGAACTCACCATTAGCACCGGCAGCCGGCTGAAGGGTGAAGCGATCCATTCCAGTGATTTCTTTAAGCCACTGCTCGAGCTCCCACATTATCTGCAGGGCACCTTGAACAGTTCTTTCATCTTGGTAGGGATGTATGAATGCCACTTTAGGATGGTTGGCAAATTCTTCGTTTATCTTTGGGTTATATTTCATAGTACAAGAGCCGAGTGGGTATATGCCGGAATCCACGCCATAGTTCATCTCGCTTAATCTTGTATAGTGTTTGACTATCTCCGGTTCACTAAGCTCCGGAAGCTCAAGGCTTTTCCTCCTTAAGCCTTCTGGAATTTGAACATCAACATCCTCAATAGGTTCTGGAAGAGTAAAGCCGATTCTTCCAGGCTTTGAGAGTTCGAAAATTAGAGGCTCATCCCATTTAGCCTGCCTGAACATCTTTACCACCTCACAGCTCCGCCTCGTTTATTATCTCTCTAACATTCTCTATGAGTGCATCTATCCATTCTTTCCTGGTTGTTTCAGTCACTGCCAATAGGGCACTCTCGCCGAGCTCCGGGAAGTGTGGTTTTAGGTAGAAACCACCGTGTATTCCTTTTTCGAGGAGTCTCTCATGAATTACCGAGTAGGGAATCTCGAATTTAGCTGGAATATCCTTGAAGTTGATTGCATCAAACGGTATTTCAGCGACTTCACTTAATCTCTTCTTGAAATACGCCGTGTTCTTCAGGATTATTTCTCCAAGCTTCTGCACTCCCTTTGGCCCAAGGGAAGCTAGGTGAATTGCAGCTGCAACTGCTACAAGAGCTTCGTTTGAACAAATGTTTGATGTTGCCTTTGCCCTCCTTATGTGCTGTTCCCTTGTTTGAAGTGTCATGACAAAAGCCCTTTTGCCTTCTGCATCTTTCGTCATTCCAATAATTCTTCCTGGCATCTGTCTTACGAGGGCTCTTTCATTTTTAGTGGCGAATATACCCGCTCTTGGGCCTCCGAAGTTTAATGCACTTCCGAGGAAAGACGCCTCACCAACCACAACGTCAGCTCCTAAGTTGCCTGGTGCCTCTATTACTCCCAGAATCGTTGGGTCTACGCCTACAACAAATAGAGCATCGTTTTCATGAGCAATCTCTCCAATTTCTTTTACCTGTTCTTCGATTATCCCAAAGAAGTTGGGAAGCTCAACGTAAACTCCGGCGGCATCTTTAACCTTTTCCTTCAGATCCTCGAGATCAATCTGTCCCTTTTCATTCCATTTTACGTATTCTATCTCCATGTCCGCTCCTTCTACAAAGGTCTTGAGAACCTTATCTCTTTCCGGATGAAGATGCTTTGGAACCACGAATTTGTCCTTTTTCTTAACCCTCGCTGCCATTCTTGCCGCTTCACCGAGTGCAGTTCCCCAGTCATACATCGAGGCATTTACAATCTCCAGTCCGACCAGCTCTCCGATCAAACTCTGGTACTCAAAAAGTGCCTGCAGCATTCCCTGGCTTATCTCCGCTTGATAGGGGGTATAGGAAGTTATGAATTCGCTCCTCTCTATGAGGTACTTTACATGAGCTGGTACATAGTGGAAGTAAGCCCCAGCACCAAGAAAAGTTGGCATCTCAAGGACAGTCTTGTTTTTGCTGAGAATCTCGTTCATCTCAAGGAAAACTTCATATTCGCTCTTGCCTTCTGGAAGATTAAATTCTTTGACAAAGCCTTTCGGAACATCAGAGAAGAGATCTTCAATGTTCTTAAAGCCAATCTCTCTAAGCATTTCCTCCTTGTGTGCCGAGTTTGGAATGTAGTGTTTACCCATGTTCACCACCTTTTTGAAATTATCATCTGAATATTTTGTTTCACTAAAATATATGCTTTGTGGAGGGCAAAACTTAAAGGGAATAGTATTCATTGAGCTAGTGGCAGAATAACAAGGGGGATTCAATAATGATAATAGCTTTCGACTTTGATGGAACGCTTGTGGACAGCTACTCAGTCATAGAGAAGGCATTTAGAAGAGCGTTAAAAAAACACTTCCCTTGGCTCCCTTTTAAAGGGGTACTCGCTAAAATTCTCACTAAGATAGAGCTTTACTTTGAAAGACCTAAATTTGGAAAGCATACCGGCAAAATAAAACAGCCAAGGTTTTTCAAAACCAAATTCGCTCGTACATGGTTTGAGGAGAGGGCAAAACTTTCAAAACCAATTGACGATTCAAAAGAACTTCTGAAAAAGCTTAAGGAAGAGGGGCATATAGTGATATCCTTTTCTGCGGAGGATTTTTTAGATGGCATGAAGGAATACAGACTGAAAATAGGGGGCTTTTACGAACTTTTTGATGATGTGATAATTTTTGGAAGGGAGATGACGCTCTGCGAGGCATTTCAGCTTGTTAGAGAGAGATATGGAAACGAGATTTTTGTATGGATTGATGATAAACCATGGCGCTTTATTGGAAGGGGAGACGAAAACACGGAGTACGTTTGGTACTATTTCCCTCCAACGGCAAAATACGTTACCAAAGAAATCTTAGATCAAATTCCGCACCTTCACGTTATCCAAGATCTCTGGAGCATTTTTGATGTGATAGAGAGGATAAAAAGCGAGAGAAGCTAATCCCCGCTTATATATTCTAGGGTATCATCAATGAATTCGTTAAGGTCTTCATCACTTACCTCCTCAATTCTGAGCTCAAAGGTTTTTCCAAGTGCCCATCTTATCGCTATGTTTCCTCTGTCACTCTCGACTATAACAAGACCAAATGGCATGTCTCCTGCCCAATGATGTTTGGAAAACTTTATCTTAAAGCCCCTTCGCTCCAGTTCTTCTAATATTCTGCTATAGGTCTCGTAAGGGCCTAGATCTGTCTTTGCAAATCCTATATAAGCCATACTATCACCAGCTTTAGCTCTCAGCCCAAATTTAAATATTTTTCGGTTAGCCTAACAAAATTCAATATGTTTAAAAATTCTGAGGAGTAGTTCCAACCATGTATAAGCTCCTTCCTCAGAAGGCAATTAAAATTAAAAATTCCATCATAATAGCGGATCTACACATTGGGTATGAAGAAAGCATGGCAAAAGAAGGCATCTATCTTCCAAAAGCCTTCAGACAGATGGTTAATTCCGCTGTTGCCCTTCTCAAAGAAGAACGACCAAAACGATTGATAATAGACGGCGACCTCAAGCATTCGTTCATTCCCCTCAAGCGAGAAAAACTTGAGCTCAAGGCGTTTTTTGAGGAGGTAATTCCTCTTGTGGAGGAAACAGTTGTTGTAAGGGGTAACCATGACGTAGGGATAAGCTGGATCAGGGAACTTGGTGTAGAGGTCGTTGATGAGCTTGAAATCGGGAAGTGGAAAATAGTTCACGGTCACAAGCTTGTCGAGGGGGAGAAGTTTATAATAGGACATGAGCATCCTGCAATAAGGCTTAGGGATGAAGTTGGAGCATTAATAAAAGTTCCGATATTTTTAGTGGGTGAGCCTCTAATAGTGCTCCCAGCTTTTTCTCCATGGGCATATGGAAACGATATTCTCAGGGAAATCGTTTCTCCCTTTCTTAGAGATGTCAATCTTTTCAATTTTAAGGTTCTTGTCCCCCTAGACAAAGAGCTCCTGGACTTTGGAAAGCTTGGAGACCTAATCAGAGCACTCCAAAGAATTTGACCGCAAGGATTAAAATCAAAAAGAACCAAATTTCTTCTGGTGATTATATGGATGTATTGAGTGCTATAATATTCTTCGCCTATGCTCCAGCTTTGGCACTGCTCTGGTATTTCTATCACGAGGATAAGTATGAACCCGAGCCAAAACGCTATGTTATGGCAACATTTATCTTGGGAGCTACTCTCTCTGTTGGCGTTGCAATGCTCTTAGAGGCCTTTTTAGTACAAGGAGAGTTTGGATATGCTCTCTTACCAGCAACCGCATTTTATATGGCGCTTGTGGCCGGCATTGTGGAAGAGCCTGCAAAAGCTCTAGCCATTAGGCTTCCATTTAAGGCAGGGAAAATGGATGGAATAATGGATGGCGTGGTTTACGGTGTTGCAGCGGGATTGGGATTTGCAGCTACCGAGAATTTCTTGTACGGGATTGGCTTTGGGGTTGGGACCACCATTGTGAGAGCTTTCTTAACACCTTTCGCCCATGCCACTTGGAGTGCAATAGTTGGCGTTGGATACGGGTTGAAGGCGGAGGGGAAAATCCAAAGCCTTTCAAGCTATTTTGCCCTTGCAATACTGCTCCACTTTCTGTGGGACTATTTTGCATTTCTAAGCCTTGCAATCCCCTCGTATTACATCTTCACGATATTGCTGATTTTTATTAACATAGCCCTCATTAGGTATTTTATAATGCTTGGACAAAGGGAAGACCTCGAAAGAGCGTGGTGGTACTGGTTCGTTAGGAGGTGAAGGCATGAAAGAAAAAATAGAGAGAGCTCTCTTTGAGGTGAGGCCATATATTGAGTACTACGAGGAGCTAAAGAGAAAAGTTGAGGAGATAAGTTCAAAAGCCCAAGATGAAGTCTCTTTTGTAAAATCTTTGGAAGAGGAGATAAGGAACTCCCAAGA comes from Thermococcus litoralis DSM 5473 and encodes:
- the gcvPA gene encoding aminomethyl-transferring glycine dehydrogenase subunit GcvPA; its protein translation is MGKHYIPNSAHKEEMLREIGFKNIEDLFSDVPKGFVKEFNLPEGKSEYEVFLEMNEILSKNKTVLEMPTFLGAGAYFHYVPAHVKYLIERSEFITSYTPYQAEISQGMLQALFEYQSLIGELVGLEIVNASMYDWGTALGEAARMAARVKKKDKFVVPKHLHPERDKVLKTFVEGADMEIEYVKWNEKGQIDLEDLKEKVKDAAGVYVELPNFFGIIEEQVKEIGEIAHENDALFVVGVDPTILGVIEAPGNLGADVVVGEASFLGSALNFGGPRAGIFATKNERALVRQMPGRIIGMTKDAEGKRAFVMTLQTREQHIRRAKATSNICSNEALVAVAAAIHLASLGPKGVQKLGEIILKNTAYFKKRLSEVAEIPFDAINFKDIPAKFEIPYSVIHERLLEKGIHGGFYLKPHFPELGESALLAVTETTRKEWIDALIENVREIINEAEL
- a CDS encoding HAD family hydrolase, whose protein sequence is MIIAFDFDGTLVDSYSVIEKAFRRALKKHFPWLPFKGVLAKILTKIELYFERPKFGKHTGKIKQPRFFKTKFARTWFEERAKLSKPIDDSKELLKKLKEEGHIVISFSAEDFLDGMKEYRLKIGGFYELFDDVIIFGREMTLCEAFQLVRERYGNEIFVWIDDKPWRFIGRGDENTEYVWYYFPPTAKYVTKEILDQIPHLHVIQDLWSIFDVIERIKSERS
- a CDS encoding metallophosphoesterase, which translates into the protein MYKLLPQKAIKIKNSIIIADLHIGYEESMAKEGIYLPKAFRQMVNSAVALLKEERPKRLIIDGDLKHSFIPLKREKLELKAFFEEVIPLVEETVVVRGNHDVGISWIRELGVEVVDELEIGKWKIVHGHKLVEGEKFIIGHEHPAIRLRDEVGALIKVPIFLVGEPLIVLPAFSPWAYGNDILREIVSPFLRDVNLFNFKVLVPLDKELLDFGKLGDLIRALQRI
- a CDS encoding PrsW family intramembrane metalloprotease is translated as MDVLSAIIFFAYAPALALLWYFYHEDKYEPEPKRYVMATFILGATLSVGVAMLLEAFLVQGEFGYALLPATAFYMALVAGIVEEPAKALAIRLPFKAGKMDGIMDGVVYGVAAGLGFAATENFLYGIGFGVGTTIVRAFLTPFAHATWSAIVGVGYGLKAEGKIQSLSSYFALAILLHFLWDYFAFLSLAIPSYYIFTILLIFINIALIRYFIMLGQREDLERAWWYWFVRR